In a genomic window of Chrysemys picta bellii isolate R12L10 chromosome 1, ASM1138683v2, whole genome shotgun sequence:
- the LOC101943184 gene encoding olfactory receptor 51I1-like, with the protein MVDFNSTSFHPATFQLTGFPGQEAAHHWISIPFCVVYVTAIVGNCTVLCIIWADRRLHQPMYLFLCMLSVNDLGMSLLTLPTVLSIFCFDVTDVAFDACLAQMFFIHSFSFMESGILLAMSFDRFVAICDPLRYAAILTNPRIVRIGLAVVIKSTSMLLPFPFLIKRLPICKGNVLSHAYCLHSDMMRLACADTTVNNIYGLFATLVTYGLDSVFIILSYVKILRTVFNIASHEQRLTALNTCVSHICAVLLFYVPIITVAVMHRFGKNAPRLVQILLSYACLFVPPVLNPIVYSVKTKEIRKGISRIFSRDFL; encoded by the coding sequence ATGGTGGATTTCAATAGCACCAGCTTCCATCCTGCCACATTCCAACTGACCGGCTTCCCAGGCCAGGAAGCTGCTCACCACTGGATCTCGATCCCTTTCTGTGTGGTCTACGTCACCGCCATTGTAGGGAATTGCACTGTCCTCTGCATTATCTGGGCAGACCGACGTCTCCATCAGCCCATGTATTTGTTCCTGTGCATGCTGTCAGTCAACGACCTCGGTATGTCTCTGTTGACCCTGCCTACGGTGCTCAGCATCTTCTGCTTCGATGTCACAGACGTCGCGTTCGACGCCTGCCTGGCTCAGATGTTTTTCATTCACTCCTTTTCCTTCATGGAGTCGGGGATTTTACTGGCCATGTCGTTCGATCGCTTTGTCGCCATCTGCGACCCGCTGCGCTACGCGGCCATCTTGACCAACCCCAGGATCGTGAGAATCGGGCTGGCCGTTGTGATTAAAAGTACTAGCatgctcctccctttcccctttcTGATTAAACGGCTGCCAATCTGCAAAGGCAATGTCCTCTCCCACGCCTACTGCTTGCACTCAGACATGATGAGACTGGCATGTGCGGACACAACCGTCAATAACATCTACGGATTATTTGCCACCCTCGTCACTTACGGCTTAGACTCAGTGTTCATCATCCTATCGTATGTTAAGATTTTAAGGACTGTTTTTAATATTGCATCCCATGAACAGCGCCTCACGGCCCTGAACACCTGTGTCTCGCACATCTGCGCTGTCTTACTCTTTTATGTCCCAATAATTACTGTTGCTGTTATGCACAGGTTCGGGAAAAATGCCCCTCGTCTTGTGCAAATTCTTCTGTCCTATGCCTGCCTCTTTGTCCCCCCTGTGTTAAACCCAATTGTTTACAGCGTGAAGACGAAGGAGATTCGCAAGGGGATCTCCCGAATATTCTCCAGAGACTTTCTCTGA